Proteins encoded by one window of Ignavibacteriota bacterium:
- a CDS encoding adenine phosphoribosyltransferase, protein MEIKNFIRDIPNFPKEGIIFKDITTLLKDKAAFEFTLENLFLFAKDKGITKVVGIESRGFIFGGALAQKLNCGFIPIRKPGKLPAEKIKEEYSLEYGVDSIEIHKDALNENDVVLLHDDLLATGGTMKAACNLVEKLGATINQISFIIELDFLNGRKLLENYKINSLIHY, encoded by the coding sequence ATGGAAATTAAAAATTTTATTCGCGACATTCCAAATTTTCCCAAAGAGGGAATAATATTTAAAGATATTACAACATTATTAAAAGATAAAGCAGCGTTTGAGTTCACGCTCGAAAACCTGTTTTTGTTTGCAAAAGATAAAGGAATAACAAAAGTAGTAGGCATTGAATCACGCGGATTTATTTTTGGCGGGGCGTTGGCGCAAAAATTAAACTGCGGATTTATCCCGATAAGAAAACCCGGAAAACTTCCCGCGGAAAAAATTAAAGAAGAATATTCTCTTGAATACGGCGTTGACTCCATTGAGATTCATAAAGACGCGCTGAATGAAAATGATGTAGTACTTTTACACGACGATCTGCTTGCTACGGGTGGAACGATGAAAGCCGCGTGCAATTTGGTTGAGAAACTCGGCGCTACAATTAATCAAATTTCGTTTATTATCGAATTGGATTTTTTAAACGGAAGAAAACTTTTGGAAAATTATAAAATCAATTCATTAATTCATTATTAA
- the dusB gene encoding tRNA dihydrouridine synthase DusB yields the protein MFKVGKIEFQNPILLAPMEDVTSIAFRKLCKELGADIVYTEFVNSDGLIRDNKKTHDKLKITNDERPVGIQIYGGEINAMREAAKIAEQENPEIIDINAGCWVKKVANRGAGAGLLKDPPYMQKMAKEIVESVKIPVTVKTRLGWDENSIEIIEVAKRLEDVGVKALTIHCRTRVQGHDGEPAWHWIPKIKEAVSIPVVVNGGILSAQDALKAKEITNADGFMVARGAIYHPWIFREIKEIFEKGFVSHFVDVEERISTALRHLKYELEFKEGKRAIIPFRKYYSGYLRGLYGASKIKQKIMLLEEYQPIEDLLFSYKEELLKHQEFEE from the coding sequence ATGTTTAAAGTCGGGAAAATAGAATTTCAAAATCCAATACTTCTTGCGCCAATGGAAGACGTAACAAGTATTGCATTTAGAAAATTATGCAAGGAACTCGGTGCCGATATTGTCTATACGGAATTCGTGAACTCTGATGGATTGATAAGAGATAATAAAAAAACTCATGATAAATTGAAGATCACTAATGATGAAAGACCGGTCGGAATTCAAATATACGGCGGTGAAATTAATGCGATGCGTGAAGCCGCAAAAATTGCCGAGCAAGAAAATCCGGAGATTATTGACATAAACGCTGGATGCTGGGTAAAAAAAGTCGCGAATAGAGGAGCCGGCGCGGGATTGTTAAAAGATCCGCCATATATGCAGAAAATGGCAAAAGAAATTGTTGAGTCAGTTAAAATTCCAGTAACCGTAAAAACAAGATTGGGATGGGATGAAAATTCTATTGAAATTATTGAAGTTGCAAAACGGCTTGAAGACGTTGGAGTAAAAGCTCTTACTATTCATTGCAGAACAAGAGTTCAGGGACATGACGGCGAACCGGCTTGGCATTGGATTCCAAAAATTAAAGAAGCGGTTAGCATTCCGGTTGTTGTTAACGGCGGAATATTATCCGCGCAAGACGCGCTGAAAGCAAAAGAAATAACTAACGCGGATGGTTTTATGGTTGCTCGCGGCGCAATTTATCATCCTTGGATATTTAGAGAAATAAAAGAAATTTTCGAAAAAGGTTTTGTTTCACATTTCGTAGATGTAGAGGAAAGAATTTCAACCGCACTGCGTCATTTAAAATATGAACTTGAATTTAAAGAAGGTAAAAGAGCTATAATTCCTTTTAGAAAATATTATTCGGGTTATTTAAGAGGTTTGTATGGAGCCTCAAAGATAAAGCAAAAAATTATGCTCTTGGAAGAATATCAGCCTATTGAAGATCTTTTATTCAGTTATAAAGAGGAGTTATTAAAGCATCAGGAATTTGAAGAATAA